The Pseudomonas sp. FP2309 genome has a window encoding:
- the soxR gene encoding redox-sensitive transcriptional activator SoxR, translated as MVTKELTVGQLAARSGVAVTALHFYETKGLIASRRNAGNQRRYPRDVLRRVVVIKIAQRLGIPLATIGEALQTLPDGRTPTAKDWERLSASWREDLDERISKLLLLRDKLNGCIGCGCLSLEACPLRNQDDQLGERGPGAQLLEPS; from the coding sequence ATGGTTACCAAGGAGCTCACCGTCGGCCAATTGGCGGCTCGTAGTGGCGTGGCGGTCACCGCCCTGCACTTTTACGAAACCAAGGGCCTGATCGCCAGCCGGCGCAACGCCGGTAATCAGCGGCGCTACCCACGGGATGTGTTGCGCCGCGTGGTGGTGATCAAGATCGCTCAGCGCCTGGGCATTCCGTTGGCAACCATAGGCGAGGCGCTGCAGACACTGCCCGATGGCCGCACGCCCACCGCCAAAGACTGGGAGCGTCTGTCGGCGTCGTGGCGCGAAGATTTGGACGAGCGCATCAGCAAACTATTGCTGCTACGGGACAAGCTCAATGGCTGCATTGGCTGCGGCTGTTTGTCGTTGGAGGCCTGTCCGCTGCGCAATCAGGACGATCAATTGGGTGAACGCGGGCCGGGCGCGCAATTGCTGGAGCCCAGCTAA
- a CDS encoding cysteine desulfurase family protein, translated as MNKRPLYFDYAATTPVDERVIQVMVECLGFNANFGNPASSSHAFGQAARHTVEQARRQVAELVGARPEQIVWTSGATESNNLAIKGVAQARGVPGGHIITSQIEHKATLDTARQLQEAGVAVTYLVPDADGLISADAVSEALRDDTFLVSLMLVNNELGTLNDIPAIGARVREHGALLHVDAAQGAGKVAIDLAQWPVDLMSFSAHKVYGPKGIGALYVGPRAQQKVLAQIHGGGHEGGLRSGTLATHQIAGMGAAFALAAQSFAEEKALIVALRRRLLDQLALVAGVRLNGSATQRIPHTLSLTFGEGEFNAAALSAGMAFSATSACNSASNAPSHVLLALGHDASSAGRTIRLSLGRFTTEQDIDRAVQLIKAALASAPAFWAV; from the coding sequence ATGAATAAACGTCCTTTGTATTTCGACTACGCCGCCACGACGCCGGTGGATGAGCGGGTCATCCAGGTCATGGTCGAGTGTCTGGGTTTCAACGCCAATTTCGGTAATCCGGCCTCCAGTTCCCATGCGTTCGGCCAGGCAGCCCGGCATACGGTTGAGCAGGCGCGTCGCCAAGTGGCCGAGTTGGTAGGGGCCCGGCCTGAGCAGATCGTCTGGACCTCCGGTGCCACAGAATCCAACAACCTCGCCATCAAGGGCGTGGCCCAGGCTCGGGGCGTGCCGGGCGGGCATATCATCACCAGCCAGATCGAGCACAAGGCCACTTTGGACACCGCGCGCCAGTTGCAGGAGGCCGGCGTGGCCGTGACCTACCTGGTGCCGGATGCCGACGGGCTGATCAGTGCCGACGCGGTCAGTGAGGCTTTGCGTGACGACACCTTTCTGGTCTCGTTGATGTTGGTGAACAACGAACTGGGTACCCTCAACGATATTCCCGCCATCGGTGCGCGGGTACGTGAGCACGGCGCGTTACTGCATGTGGATGCGGCGCAGGGGGCTGGCAAAGTTGCGATCGATCTGGCGCAGTGGCCAGTGGATTTGATGTCGTTTTCCGCACATAAGGTGTATGGCCCCAAGGGCATAGGTGCGCTGTACGTCGGGCCACGGGCACAGCAGAAAGTGTTGGCGCAAATTCACGGTGGTGGGCACGAGGGAGGCTTGCGCTCCGGTACCCTGGCCACCCACCAGATCGCGGGTATGGGTGCGGCGTTCGCCTTGGCGGCACAATCGTTTGCCGAAGAAAAAGCGCTTATCGTCGCGCTGCGTCGCCGTCTTCTGGATCAGTTGGCCTTGGTGGCCGGTGTACGCCTCAATGGCAGCGCCACGCAGCGTATTCCCCACACCTTGAGCCTGACCTTCGGCGAAGGCGAATTCAATGCTGCAGCCTTGAGTGCAGGGATGGCGTTTTCCGCGACATCGGCTTGCAATTCTGCGAGCAATGCACCGTCCCATGTGCTGCTGGCGCTTGGGCATGACGCCAGCAGCGCCGGGCGTACCATTCGCTTGAGCCTGGGACGGTTCACTACGGAGCAGGATATCGACAGGGCCGTTCAATTGATCAAGGCCGCGCTCGCCAGTGCACCGGCGTTCTGGGCTGTTTGA
- a CDS encoding aminopeptidase P family protein: protein MSTQSLTHGTVPQRLARTRELMSREGINALLVPSADPHLSEYLPGYWQGRQWLSGFHGSVGTLIVTADFAGVWADSRYWEQATKELKGSGIELVKLQPGQPGPLEWLAEQTPEGGVVAVDGAVMAVASARTLGGKLAERGARLRTDIDLLNEVWQDRPALPNQPIYQHLPPQATVSRGEKLAALRASLQEKGADWHFISTLDDIAWLFNLRGGDVSFNPVFVSFALISQQQAMLFVALSKVDADLRAVLEQDGVTLRDYSEVAGALRAVPSGASLQVDPARVTAGLLENLAAGVKLIEGLNPTTLAKSRKSLADAEHIRQAMEQDGAALCEFFAWLEGALGRERITELTIDEHLTAARARRPDYVSLSFNTIAAFNANGAMPHYHATEEEHAVIEGDGLLLIDSGGQYLGGTTDITRMVPIGTPSEEQKRDCTRVLKGVIALSRAHFPKGILSPLLDSIARAPIWAEGVDYGHGTGHGVGYFLNVHEGPQVIAYQAATAPQTAMQPGMITSIEPGTYRPGRWGVRIENLVLNREAGKTEFGEFLKFETLTLCPIDTRCLEPSLLTADEREWFNAYHTEVRERLSPLLDGAGLAWLQLRTAAI, encoded by the coding sequence ATGAGCACGCAGTCTTTGACCCATGGAACGGTTCCCCAGCGCCTGGCGCGCACCCGTGAACTGATGAGCCGCGAGGGTATCAACGCCTTGCTGGTGCCGTCGGCCGACCCGCATCTGTCCGAGTATCTACCGGGTTACTGGCAGGGGCGCCAATGGTTGTCGGGCTTCCATGGCTCGGTGGGGACGTTGATTGTCACCGCGGATTTCGCCGGTGTGTGGGCCGACAGCCGCTATTGGGAGCAGGCGACCAAAGAACTCAAAGGCAGCGGCATCGAGTTGGTGAAGTTGCAGCCGGGCCAGCCCGGACCGCTGGAGTGGCTGGCCGAGCAGACGCCGGAAGGTGGCGTGGTGGCAGTGGACGGCGCGGTGATGGCGGTGGCTTCGGCGCGCACCTTGGGTGGCAAGCTGGCCGAGCGCGGCGCGCGACTGCGTACGGATATCGACCTGCTCAATGAGGTCTGGCAAGACCGTCCTGCGCTGCCGAACCAACCGATTTATCAACACTTGCCTCCGCAGGCGACTGTCAGCCGCGGCGAAAAACTCGCGGCACTGCGTGCCAGTTTGCAAGAGAAGGGGGCCGATTGGCATTTCATCTCGACCCTGGATGACATCGCTTGGTTGTTTAACCTGCGTGGTGGCGATGTTTCGTTTAATCCAGTGTTCGTATCCTTTGCGTTGATCAGTCAGCAACAGGCCATGCTGTTTGTGGCGCTGAGCAAAGTCGATGCTGACTTGCGCGCTGTGCTCGAGCAGGATGGCGTGACATTGCGCGACTACAGCGAAGTGGCGGGCGCGCTGCGTGCGGTGCCGTCGGGCGCCAGCTTGCAGGTTGATCCCGCCCGCGTGACTGCCGGATTGCTGGAAAACCTGGCGGCCGGTGTCAAGCTGATCGAAGGACTTAACCCGACCACACTGGCCAAATCCCGTAAGAGCCTGGCTGACGCAGAGCATATCCGCCAAGCCATGGAACAGGATGGAGCGGCCTTGTGTGAATTCTTCGCCTGGCTCGAAGGTGCGCTGGGCCGTGAGCGCATCACTGAACTGACCATCGACGAGCACCTGACTGCCGCGCGCGCGCGCCGCCCCGATTATGTGTCGCTGAGCTTCAACACCATCGCTGCATTCAATGCCAATGGCGCCATGCCGCATTACCATGCCACCGAAGAAGAACATGCCGTGATCGAAGGCGATGGCTTGCTGTTGATCGATTCGGGCGGCCAGTACTTGGGCGGCACTACCGACATCACGCGGATGGTGCCAATCGGTACGCCGAGTGAGGAGCAGAAGCGCGACTGCACCCGTGTCTTGAAGGGGGTTATTGCACTATCCCGCGCGCATTTCCCTAAAGGTATTCTGTCGCCGTTGCTGGATTCCATCGCCCGCGCGCCGATCTGGGCAGAGGGCGTGGACTACGGCCACGGCACTGGGCATGGCGTAGGCTATTTCCTCAATGTGCATGAGGGGCCGCAAGTGATCGCCTATCAGGCCGCGACCGCACCACAGACAGCGATGCAACCGGGCATGATCACCTCGATTGAGCCGGGTACGTATCGTCCTGGACGTTGGGGCGTTCGTATCGAGAATCTGGTGTTGAACCGTGAAGCGGGCAAGACCGAGTTCGGTGAGTTCCTCAAGTTCGAAACCCTGACCCTCTGCCCTATCGACACCCGCTGTCTGGAGCCTTCGCTGCTCACGGCGGATGAGCGTGAGTGGTTCAATGCGTACCATACCGAAGTGCGTGAGCGTCTGAGCCCGCTGCTTGATGGCGCTGGGTTGGCGTGGTTGCAGTTGCGGACGGCGGCCATTTGA
- a CDS encoding sigma-54-dependent Fis family transcriptional regulator, protein MQLLTLPPSPALATSIRATAQVFEDPKSQALLDHIQQVAPSEASVLIIGETGTGKELVARHIHNLSARRNRPFVAVNCGAFSESLVEAELFGHEKGAFTGALSAKAGWFEEADGGTLFLDEIGDLPMAIQVKLLRVLQEREVVRLGSRKSIPIDVRVVAATNVQLEKAINAGHFREDLYYRLDVVSLELSPLRDRPGDILPLTRHFIEAYSRRLGYGPITLSREAEHKLKSYSWPGNIRELENVIHHTLLICRNGVIERDDLRLSNLRIERQDDSQHGSDNSAEALLERAFQKLFEEQAGALHEKVEDALLRAGYRFSHYNQVHTANLLGLSRNVTRTRLIKIGELAVNKRRPGETVQGERMLHLSI, encoded by the coding sequence ATGCAGCTTTTAACCTTACCGCCCTCGCCCGCCCTCGCGACCTCTATTCGCGCCACGGCACAGGTCTTCGAAGACCCCAAATCCCAGGCGTTGCTCGACCATATCCAGCAAGTGGCACCCAGCGAAGCCAGCGTGCTGATCATCGGCGAGACCGGCACGGGCAAAGAGCTGGTGGCGCGCCATATTCACAACCTCAGCGCGCGGCGCAACCGGCCGTTTGTGGCGGTGAACTGCGGAGCGTTTTCCGAATCTCTGGTAGAAGCCGAACTGTTCGGCCATGAAAAAGGCGCGTTTACCGGTGCGCTCAGCGCCAAGGCCGGCTGGTTCGAAGAGGCGGACGGTGGGACGCTGTTCCTGGATGAGATCGGCGATTTGCCGATGGCCATTCAGGTCAAACTGCTGCGTGTATTGCAGGAGCGCGAAGTGGTGCGCCTGGGATCGCGCAAGAGCATTCCAATAGACGTGCGCGTAGTGGCCGCGACCAACGTGCAACTGGAAAAAGCCATTAACGCGGGGCATTTCCGCGAAGACCTGTATTACCGCCTCGACGTGGTCAGCCTGGAACTCAGCCCGCTGCGCGACCGCCCCGGCGATATCCTGCCGCTGACCCGTCACTTTATCGAAGCCTACAGCAGGCGACTGGGCTACGGCCCGATCACCCTCAGCCGCGAGGCCGAACACAAGCTCAAGAGCTACAGCTGGCCGGGCAATATCCGCGAACTGGAAAACGTGATTCACCACACCCTGCTGATCTGCCGTAACGGCGTGATCGAACGGGACGACTTACGCCTGTCAAACCTGCGCATCGAGCGTCAGGACGACAGCCAACACGGCAGCGACAACAGCGCCGAAGCTTTGCTCGAACGCGCATTTCAAAAGCTCTTCGAAGAACAGGCCGGCGCCCTGCATGAAAAGGTCGAAGACGCCTTGCTGCGCGCGGGCTATCGCTTCAGCCACTACAACCAGGTGCATACCGCCAACCTGCTGGGCCTGAGCCGCAATGTCACGCGCACCCGCCTGATCAAGATCGGCGAGCTGGCGGTGAACAAGCGCCGCCCCGGGGAAACGGTGCAAGGTGAACGGATGCTGCACCTATCCATATAA
- the rhtA gene encoding threonine/homoserine exporter RhtA gives MTISSRRLTSALFPVGLLLIAMASIQSGASLAKSMFPIVGAQGTTTLRLIFASVIMLLILRPWRAKLTASSLRTVIIYGMALGGMNFLFYMSLRSVPLGIAVALEFTGPLAVAIYASRRAVDFFWIGLAIIGLLLLIPMGDASSGIDLVGAAYALGAGVCWALYILFGQKAGNDNGVQTAALGVMIAALFVAPIGIVHAGSALLTPGLIPVAIGVAILSTALPYTLEMVALTRLPARTFGTLMSIEPAFGALSGLFFLQEHLSLAQWLAITCIILASVGATLTMRDESRPLVPAD, from the coding sequence ATGACCATCTCCTCCCGCCGTCTAACCTCGGCACTGTTTCCTGTTGGTCTTCTGCTGATCGCCATGGCCTCCATCCAGTCAGGCGCCTCATTGGCCAAGAGCATGTTCCCTATTGTCGGCGCACAGGGGACTACGACCCTGCGTTTGATTTTTGCCAGCGTGATCATGCTGCTTATATTGCGCCCGTGGCGTGCCAAGTTGACGGCCAGCTCATTGCGCACCGTGATCATCTACGGGATGGCATTGGGCGGTATGAACTTCCTCTTCTATATGTCCTTGCGCAGTGTGCCGCTGGGTATCGCGGTAGCCCTGGAATTCACAGGCCCGCTCGCCGTAGCGATCTATGCATCGCGCCGGGCAGTGGATTTTTTTTGGATTGGGCTCGCAATCATCGGGCTGCTCCTGCTGATTCCCATGGGGGACGCCAGCAGCGGTATCGATTTAGTTGGCGCCGCCTACGCATTAGGGGCCGGCGTTTGCTGGGCTCTCTACATTCTGTTCGGACAGAAGGCCGGTAACGACAACGGTGTTCAGACCGCCGCCCTCGGCGTAATGATCGCCGCCCTGTTTGTCGCGCCTATCGGAATCGTTCATGCCGGCAGCGCATTACTGACCCCTGGCCTGATTCCCGTCGCCATCGGCGTCGCCATTCTATCCACTGCCCTGCCCTACACCCTGGAGATGGTTGCACTGACACGACTCCCCGCACGCACGTTCGGCACCCTTATGAGTATCGAACCCGCATTCGGCGCGCTTTCGGGCCTTTTTTTCCTTCAAGAGCACCTGTCACTGGCCCAATGGCTGGCCATCACCTGCATTATCCTCGCGTCGGTGGGTGCGACTCTGACGATGCGCGATGAGTCCAGGCCGCTGGTTCCCGCGGACTGA
- a CDS encoding GFA family protein: MTDPLNGSCFCKGVRYQVNSLDMPISHCHCSSCRKVHAAPFVATAGVMRAHFRWTQGEALLSSFESSPGKFRHFCSRCGSHLMAERRQQPHVIVRVATLDDDPSVRPTSHIWTAHDVPWLAYDGVERWAEWQG, encoded by the coding sequence ATGACTGACCCGCTGAATGGAAGTTGCTTCTGTAAAGGTGTGCGCTATCAGGTGAACAGCCTGGACATGCCTATCAGCCACTGTCACTGCAGCAGTTGCCGCAAAGTGCATGCGGCGCCGTTTGTCGCGACCGCAGGGGTGATGCGCGCGCATTTTCGTTGGACGCAAGGTGAGGCGTTGCTATCGTCCTTTGAATCTTCACCGGGCAAATTCAGGCATTTCTGCTCGCGCTGCGGCTCACACTTGATGGCCGAGCGTAGGCAACAGCCTCATGTGATCGTGCGAGTGGCGACGCTGGATGATGATCCGAGCGTCAGGCCCACCTCGCACATCTGGACCGCGCATGATGTGCCCTGGCTTGCCTATGACGGCGTAGAGCGCTGGGCTGAGTGGCAGGGTTGA
- a CDS encoding antibiotic biosynthesis monooxygenase: protein MQVSEKSLGFTQLIEFHIEPLQQFALVAALSTQSERLAQDQRGFLSASVQVSDDGRRVLNYLQWQSRADGEAAFRRFERAGEDFWTLIRAHQATAVTFGSFHVLRSFERSQDNALHCRLYG from the coding sequence ATGCAGGTATCAGAGAAGAGTCTCGGCTTCACTCAACTTATCGAATTTCATATCGAGCCCCTGCAACAGTTCGCCCTGGTAGCGGCCTTGTCCACCCAGAGCGAGCGCCTGGCCCAGGATCAGCGAGGGTTCTTGAGTGCCAGCGTGCAGGTCAGCGACGACGGGCGCCGGGTCCTCAATTATTTGCAATGGCAATCCCGTGCGGATGGAGAGGCGGCGTTCAGGCGCTTTGAGCGCGCAGGTGAGGATTTCTGGACGCTGATCCGCGCCCATCAGGCCACGGCCGTGACCTTTGGCTCGTTCCATGTGCTGCGCAGTTTCGAGCGCAGCCAAGACAACGCGTTGCACTGTCGCTTATATGGATAG
- the mrdA gene encoding penicillin-binding protein 2, with product MPEPIPIKDHEKENRLVNKRLFACALLVIGITCALVGRMYFLQVVQYDYHSTISENNRVHVLPITPTRGLIYDRNGVVLADNRPSYNLTITRERTTDLKGELDAIINLLHLPAEDRAVFDKALKQARHPFVPVTLFYELTEEQIAVLAVNEFRLPGVDVEPQFVRHYPLGAHFAHSIGYVGRINEKESKALDSVEYRGTQSIGKTGIERFYESELHGHVGYEEVETNAQGRVLRVLKHTDPVPGKNIVLSLDVKLQEAAEEALGDRRGSVVALDPQTGEVLAMVSKPSFDPNLFVTGISFKEYAALHDSIDRPLFNRVLRGLYAPGSTIKPEVAIAGLDSGVVTAQTRVFDPGYYQLPDFDHKYRNWNHSGDGWVDMDAAIMRSNDTYFYDLAHKLGIDRLHDYLAEFGLGQKVSLDMFEESAGLMPSQAWKRATRRQPWFPGETVILGIGQGYMQVTPLQLAQATALIANKGVWNRPHLAKTIDGVPPVDENPMPNVVLKDPRDWEQVNHGMQLVMHDPRGIARAAAQGAQYRIAGKSGTAQVVAIKQGERYNREKTLERHRDNALFVGFAPAEHPKIVISVMIENGEAGGRVAGPVVRQIMDAWLLDQQGHLKPQYAAPAKAPGDPHV from the coding sequence ATGCCTGAACCTATACCGATCAAGGATCACGAAAAAGAGAATCGCCTGGTCAATAAGCGCCTGTTCGCCTGCGCGTTGTTGGTCATTGGCATTACATGCGCCTTGGTGGGGCGGATGTACTTCCTGCAAGTCGTGCAGTACGACTATCACTCCACGATCTCCGAAAACAATCGTGTCCACGTGCTCCCCATCACCCCGACGCGCGGGCTGATCTACGACCGAAACGGCGTGGTGCTGGCCGACAACCGTCCGAGCTACAACCTGACCATCACCCGCGAGCGCACCACCGATCTTAAGGGTGAGCTGGACGCGATAATAAACCTGCTGCACCTGCCTGCCGAAGACCGGGCTGTGTTCGATAAGGCGCTGAAGCAAGCGCGACACCCTTTCGTTCCTGTGACGTTGTTTTACGAGTTGACCGAAGAGCAAATTGCGGTGCTGGCGGTGAACGAATTCCGTTTGCCAGGTGTGGACGTAGAACCACAATTCGTTCGTCATTACCCATTAGGCGCTCACTTCGCGCACTCCATCGGCTACGTAGGACGCATCAACGAGAAAGAATCCAAAGCCCTCGATTCGGTGGAATACCGGGGGACGCAATCGATCGGTAAAACCGGTATCGAGCGTTTCTACGAATCGGAGTTGCACGGCCATGTGGGTTACGAGGAAGTCGAGACCAATGCCCAGGGACGTGTACTGCGAGTGCTCAAGCACACCGATCCCGTCCCCGGTAAGAACATTGTCTTGAGCCTCGACGTCAAACTCCAGGAAGCGGCCGAGGAAGCCCTTGGTGACCGCCGTGGCTCGGTAGTCGCGCTCGACCCGCAGACCGGTGAGGTACTGGCCATGGTCAGTAAACCGAGTTTTGACCCGAACCTCTTTGTCACCGGCATCAGCTTCAAGGAATACGCCGCGCTGCATGATTCTATTGACCGGCCGCTATTCAACCGTGTGCTTCGAGGGTTATACGCGCCGGGCTCGACCATCAAGCCAGAGGTCGCCATCGCCGGTCTCGACAGTGGTGTAGTGACCGCCCAGACACGCGTTTTCGATCCCGGTTACTACCAATTGCCCGACTTCGACCATAAATACCGCAACTGGAACCACAGCGGCGACGGCTGGGTGGATATGGACGCCGCCATCATGCGTTCCAACGACACCTACTTTTACGACTTGGCCCACAAGCTGGGCATCGACCGTCTGCACGACTATCTGGCTGAATTCGGCCTTGGCCAGAAAGTGTCGTTGGATATGTTCGAAGAGTCAGCCGGCTTGATGCCATCTCAAGCCTGGAAGCGCGCTACCCGCCGTCAGCCTTGGTTTCCGGGCGAAACGGTGATCCTCGGTATCGGCCAGGGTTATATGCAAGTAACACCGCTGCAATTGGCGCAGGCCACCGCGCTGATCGCCAACAAAGGTGTATGGAACCGTCCGCACCTGGCCAAGACTATCGATGGCGTGCCGCCGGTGGACGAAAACCCTATGCCTAACGTTGTCCTGAAGGATCCGCGTGACTGGGAGCAGGTCAACCATGGCATGCAATTGGTGATGCACGACCCACGTGGTATCGCCCGTGCGGCGGCGCAAGGTGCGCAATACCGCATCGCAGGCAAGAGCGGTACCGCGCAGGTAGTCGCGATCAAGCAGGGCGAACGCTACAACCGTGAGAAGACCCTGGAGCGCCACCGTGATAACGCCTTGTTCGTCGGCTTCGCTCCTGCGGAACACCCTAAGATTGTAATCTCGGTGATGATCGAAAACGGCGAAGCCGGTGGTCGTGTCGCAGGGCCCGTGGTACGGCAGATCATGGACGCCTGGCTGCTTGACCAGCAAGGCCACCTCAAGCCGCAATACGCAGCACCGGCGAAAGCTCCGGGTGATCCTCACGTCTGA
- a CDS encoding SRPBCC family protein, translating to MHVLDRIERKVLLNASRKQVWEALTNAEHFGQWFGIALTGKTFNAGDAITAPITYPGYEHVIWKAKIERILPQTLFSFWWHPFAVEVGVDYDNETPTLVEFTIEDRAPGILLRVVESGFDNIPSARRQKAFKMNSRGWDEQMGNIENYLNNARRA from the coding sequence ATGCACGTATTAGATCGCATAGAGCGCAAGGTTCTGCTTAACGCTTCACGTAAACAGGTGTGGGAAGCACTCACCAACGCCGAGCACTTCGGCCAGTGGTTTGGCATCGCCCTCACGGGCAAGACTTTTAACGCGGGTGATGCCATTACGGCGCCGATTACTTATCCAGGTTACGAACATGTGATCTGGAAGGCCAAGATCGAACGTATCCTGCCGCAAACACTGTTCTCTTTCTGGTGGCATCCGTTCGCGGTAGAGGTGGGGGTGGACTATGACAACGAGACCCCGACCTTGGTGGAATTCACCATTGAGGACCGCGCTCCAGGTATTTTGCTGCGGGTAGTCGAATCCGGGTTTGACAACATACCCTCGGCCAGGCGGCAAAAAGCGTTCAAGATGAACTCCCGTGGCTGGGATGAGCAGATGGGCAATATCGAAAACTATCTGAACAATGCGCGCCGGGCGTGA